A single window of Sulfurovum sp. UBA12169 DNA harbors:
- a CDS encoding SAM-dependent methyltransferase has product MMSFNNLGFIFKHLGSLVYSKPILDDLCVFLRGFTDKESVLDIGAGTGVMSEFAYRCNDTLKYTALDPAEGMLKYAPPYLEVHVGIAEALPFEKESFDAVFMGESLHHFNNPDAAFKEVVRVLKNGGRLFIYDFDKGTFLGKSICRMEKLFGEPANFYEPSVLKEVLEGHGFTVQINKHKWRYTVSAVL; this is encoded by the coding sequence ATGATGTCTTTTAACAATCTGGGGTTTATATTTAAACATTTGGGCTCGCTGGTATACTCCAAACCCATATTGGACGACCTGTGTGTATTTTTGCGGGGTTTTACCGACAAAGAGAGCGTTTTGGATATCGGGGCGGGCACGGGAGTGATGAGCGAGTTCGCCTACAGGTGCAACGACACGCTGAAGTATACAGCTCTAGACCCGGCCGAGGGGATGCTCAAATACGCGCCGCCCTATCTGGAGGTACACGTAGGGATCGCGGAAGCCCTGCCGTTTGAAAAAGAGAGTTTTGATGCGGTTTTCATGGGGGAGTCGCTGCACCATTTCAACAACCCCGACGCCGCATTCAAAGAGGTCGTGCGGGTACTCAAAAACGGCGGAAGGCTTTTTATCTACGATTTTGACAAAGGCACGTTTTTGGGCAAAAGCATCTGCCGGATGGAAAAACTCTTCGGGGAACCTGCCAATTTTTATGAGCCGAGCGTACTGAAAGAAGTGCTTGAAGGTCACGGTTTTACGGTGCAGATCAATAAGCATAAATGGCGGTATACCGTTAGCGCTGTTCTCTAA
- a CDS encoding PIF1 helicase has product MMDKTDILEALKHSNVFLTGGAGVGKSYITNEVISDYRKRGKQVVALGSTGVSAVNIGGFTVHSFFDFGIAGNFEELLVHDKRAKKRLADLKKVLQATDLVIIDEISMVSADLLDMVAYRLNHFGYLGKLLFVGDFFQLPPVQKSASNHLFGDRLYAFESNAWEAFALKVIELTQMKRTHDAEFTHILNKVRCGICDDEVILYMQRLWNTQISDKDSTYLFGRNLEAERTNRAKINELDTEETILFANLEMFQKVHEKKLSGWKNLLPVSEYLTLKEGVPVLFTVNKWGKFVNGERGILRKIADEYLIVEKEEGCVRVERHDFDLLDIAVREDGGVEAVSLATLSQFPLKLAYAVTIHKSQGMSINNLVCNVDNIFAPSQFYVAISRAIDPKKLRIDFNKGDLTHYLKRVIHVDKRVAEYYDKISKN; this is encoded by the coding sequence ATGATGGATAAAACGGATATACTCGAAGCCCTCAAACACTCCAATGTCTTTCTCACCGGCGGGGCCGGGGTAGGGAAAAGCTATATTACCAATGAAGTCATCAGCGACTACCGTAAGCGCGGCAAGCAGGTTGTTGCGCTTGGTTCTACCGGTGTGAGTGCAGTAAATATCGGGGGTTTTACGGTACACAGTTTTTTTGATTTTGGTATTGCCGGTAATTTTGAAGAGCTTTTGGTCCATGATAAGCGGGCCAAAAAGCGCCTTGCTGATCTTAAAAAAGTGCTTCAGGCCACGGATCTTGTCATTATCGATGAAATTTCGATGGTGAGTGCGGATTTGTTAGATATGGTCGCCTATAGACTTAACCATTTTGGTTATTTGGGGAAATTGCTTTTTGTGGGGGATTTTTTCCAGCTTCCTCCTGTGCAGAAATCAGCTTCCAATCATCTTTTTGGTGACAGGCTTTATGCTTTTGAGAGCAATGCGTGGGAAGCTTTTGCGTTAAAGGTCATTGAACTTACCCAAATGAAGCGTACCCATGATGCAGAGTTTACCCATATTTTAAATAAGGTACGATGCGGCATATGTGATGATGAGGTCATTCTCTACATGCAAAGACTTTGGAACACCCAAATTTCAGATAAAGATTCTACCTATCTTTTTGGACGCAACCTTGAAGCCGAACGGACCAATAGAGCCAAGATTAATGAACTTGATACAGAAGAGACGATCCTTTTTGCCAATTTGGAGATGTTTCAAAAAGTACATGAAAAGAAGCTCTCAGGATGGAAAAATTTGCTTCCTGTTTCTGAGTATCTCACTCTTAAAGAAGGCGTTCCTGTACTTTTTACGGTAAACAAATGGGGAAAATTCGTCAACGGGGAGCGCGGTATTTTGCGAAAGATAGCAGACGAATATCTCATTGTCGAAAAAGAAGAAGGCTGTGTTCGGGTAGAACGTCATGACTTTGACCTGTTGGATATAGCAGTCAGGGAGGACGGTGGAGTTGAAGCGGTCTCTTTGGCCACACTTTCACAGTTTCCTTTAAAACTGGCCTATGCGGTAACGATACACAAAAGTCAAGGCATGAGCATCAATAATCTGGTTTGCAATGTAGACAATATCTTTGCGCCCAGTCAGTTTTATGTAGCAATCTCACGCGCAATAGATCCTAAAAAACTGCGTATTGATTTTAATAAAGGCGACTTGACGCATTATCTTAAGCGGGTGATTCATGTCGATAAAAGAGTGGCGGAATACTACGATAAAATTTCTAAAAACTAG
- a CDS encoding sulfur reduction protein DsrE, whose translation MKNLMILNHQPYDGTDVTWNALRLAKTLHERGEIVKIFLMNDAVDLVRDVTKKPESYEYDLVEMLKSLYNSGVDLSVCGTCITRCGINKNKPYFNDEIKGTMSKLAEWVMECDKVLTF comes from the coding sequence ATGAAAAACCTCATGATCTTAAATCACCAACCCTATGACGGCACCGATGTAACATGGAATGCTTTGCGTCTGGCCAAAACCCTACATGAAAGAGGGGAGATTGTTAAAATATTTTTAATGAATGATGCTGTTGATTTGGTGCGTGATGTGACAAAAAAACCTGAGTCGTATGAGTATGATTTGGTTGAGATGCTTAAGAGTCTTTACAATAGCGGTGTTGATCTTAGCGTTTGCGGAACATGTATTACTCGCTGCGGCATTAATAAAAATAAGCCGTATTTCAATGATGAAATAAAGGGAACTATGAGTAAACTCGCTGAGTGGGTAATGGAGTGCGATAAGGTATTGACATTCTAA